From a single Capsicum annuum cultivar UCD-10X-F1 chromosome 12, UCD10Xv1.1, whole genome shotgun sequence genomic region:
- the LOC107848907 gene encoding receptor-like protein Cf-9 homolog: MGMWMSASFQTSNIFRTLIFHINSISLTNENKVNFIWPDYLNALRLAAREVKELEFLRSAKNILELDLSNNKLEGRVPDWSNWMFALQHLILSHNMLTSVDSIPFQYVVTIDLRSNVLQGSRPIPPNTTWFFFISQNNLSGKILSSICNSTSLKIRDLVRNNLSGEILQRLGNITALEVLDMRHNILYGNLPRAFSNGRSLRSLNLHGNKLEGKIPRSLANCKELQVLDLRNNHLIDTFPMKLGTLPKLQVLSLRSNELHGSIRTPTVENIFPNLRMLDLSFNAFTENLLTILFHHLKVMRTIDPSKKEPSDGYYQDTEAV; the protein is encoded by the coding sequence atgGGCATGTGGATGTCAGCCTCTTTTCAAACCTCAAACATCTTTCGTACCTTGATCTTTCATATAAATAGTATCTCATTGACCAATGAGAACAAAGTTAATTTTATTTGGCCAGATTATCTAAATGCATTACGATTGGCTGCACGTGAAGTGAAAGAATTGGAGTTTCTAAGATCCGCAAAGAATATTTTGGAGTTGgatctttcaaataataagcttgAAGGAAGAGTTCCAGATTGGTCTAACTGGATGTTCGCATTGCAACATCTTATTTTATCCCACAACATGCTGACAAGTGTGGATTCAATTCCTTTTCAGTATGTAGTAACCATTGATTTGCGGTCAAATGTTCTTCAAGGGTCACGACCTATTCCACCAAATACCACATGGTTCTTCTTCATATCACAAAATAATCTGAGTGGGAAGATTCTATCATCTATTTGCAATTCGACATCACTGAAAATACGAGATTTAGTCAGAAACAATTTGAGTGGAGAAATTCTTCAACGTTTGGGAAATATCACTGCTCTCGAGGTTTTGGATATGCGACATAACATTCTTTATGGGAATCTTCCAAGAGCTTTCAGCAATGGAAGATCACTGAGAAGCCTCAACTTGCATGGAAATAAACTAGAGGGGAAAATACCCCGATCTTTAGCCAATTGCAAAGAGTTGCAGGTTCTTGACTTAAGAAATAATCATCTCATTGACACGTTCCCCATGAAGTTGGGAACTCTTCCAAAGTTGCAAGTCTTAAGCTTGAGATCCAATGAATTGCATGGTTCCATTAGAACTCCAACAGTTGAAAACATATTTCCTAATCTTCGAATGTTAGATCTCTCTTTTAATGCCTTCACGGAAAACTTACTGACGATTCTGTTTCATCATTTGAAAGTCATGAGGACAATTGATCCATCAAAGAAGGAACCAAGTGATGGGTATTACCAAGACACGGAAGCTGTCTAA